Genomic segment of Nostoc sp. TCL240-02:
TCTTTCTGCTTGATACAACACACATTACACATTAAGGAGAAAACATCATGTCTGACAACATTAAGCCCGTAGAATTATCTGCTGAAGAATTAGACAACGTTGCTGGTGGTGCTTTTAGCTTCGTCGATGCTGACAACTACAACGCAATTGATCAACAAGCTGGTGCAACTGTTATCGGCCCTAATGGCGGTATTAGTTCTTTGAACACTCAGCAAACTGCCGTATCTCATCAAAGTTTGCACGAAATCAAAGCAACTGGTTTCTTTCCTACCACTCTTGAAAGTTAGTAACTAATTACACAGGGTAGAACTCAATAAAGCGTTCTACTTGATACAACACACATCATACACATTAAGGAGAAAACATCATGTCTGACAACATTAAGCCCGTAGAATTATCTGCTGAAGAATTAGACAACGTTGCTGGTGGTGCTTTTAGCTTCGTCGATGCTGACAACTACAACGCATTGGATCAACAAATTGGTGAAACCGTTCTTGGTCCTCATGGTGGGATTGGCTCTTCCACTGCTCAACAAACTACTGTATCTCATCAAAGTTTGCACGAAATCAAAGCAACTGGTTTCTTTCCTACCACTCTTGAAAAGTAGTAACTAATTACACAGGGTAGAACTCAATAAAGCGTTCTACTTAATACAACACACATCATACACATTAAGGAGAAAACATCATGTCTGACAACATTAAGCCCGTAGAATTATCTGCTGAAGAATTAGACAACGTTGCTGGTGGTGCTTTTAGCTTCGTCGATGCTGACAACTACAACGCATTGGATCAACAAATTGGTGAAACCGTTCTTGGTCCTCATGGTGGGATTGGCTCTTCCACTGCTCAACAAACTACTGTATCTCATCAAAGTTTGCACGAAATCAAAGCAACTGGCTTGTTTCCTACCACTCTTGAAAAGTAGTAACTAATTACACAGGGTAGAACTCAATAAAGCGTTCTACTTAATACAACACACATCATACACATTAAGGAGAAAACATCATGTCTGACAACATTAAGCCCGTAGAATTATCTGCTGAAGAATTAGACAACGTTGCTGGTGGTGCTTTTAGCTTCGTCGATGCTGACAACTACAACGCATTGGATCAACAAATTGGTGAAACCGTTCTTGGTCCTCATGGTGGGATTGGCTCTTCCACTGCTCAACAAACTACTGTATCTCATCAAAGTTTGCACGAAATCAAAGCAACTGGTTTCTTTCCTACCACTCTTGAAAAGTAGTAACTAATTACACAGGGTAGAACTCAATAAAGCGTTCTACTTAATACAACACACATCATACACATTAAGGAGAAAACATCATGTCTGACAACATTAAGCCCGTAGAATTATCTGCTGAAGAATTAGACAACGTTGCTGGTGGTGCTTTTAGCTTCGTCGATGCTGACAACTACAACGCATTGGATCAACAAATTGGTGAAACCGTTCTTGGTCCTCATGGTGGGATTGGCTCTTCCACTGCTCAACAAACTACTGTATCTCATCAAAGTTTGCACGAAATCAAAGCAACTGGTTTCTTTCCTACCACTCTTGAAAAGTAGTAACTAATTACACAGGGTAGAACTCAATAAA
This window contains:
- a CDS encoding CTB family bacteriocin, with protein sequence MSDNIKPVELSAEELDNVAGGAFSFVDADNYNALDQQIGETVLGPHGGIGSSTAQQTTVSHQSLHEIKATGLFPTTLEK
- a CDS encoding CTB family bacteriocin is translated as MSDNIKPVELSAEELDNVAGGAFSFVDADNYNALDQQIGETVLGPHGGIGSSTAQQTTVSHQSLHEIKATGFFPTTLEK
- a CDS encoding CTB family bacteriocin; this encodes MSDNIKPVELSAEELDNVAGGAFSFVDADNYNAIDQQAGATVIGPNGGISSLNTQQTAVSHQSLHEIKATGFFPTTLES